The nucleotide window ATGTAatccaataaaatatttaaatttacttgTACTCATTTATTATACCTTTCTCATCATGTAAAATGCAAAAACACCGAAACTCATTAAAGTCCCTCATTACAAAAGTGCCATTACGTCTGGCGAGCAAAAAAATTGCTTTCTAGAGTACGACCGAAATCgtttgttttgtcataaaataacactttttttgtttgaagcacAAAATCACTAtcataatatacatattaagACATGACTTAATAGCAGACTATTTGAATCcctcaaatatataaataattttctcaggTGAATAATTATAACTTTGAACTTAACTGTTTAATTGttacatttttcttaagtttcatcaaaaccggcccaaaaatattaacatttcgctatccttccatgagaaattccaaacattttttaaaaaaatttacctttgaccttcacgaattaagggttaacgttttccgattatAGTAAatctttcagactatatttagtaTTGCCTGGactataaaattctgaatagcttttacttaaaaatcataacagtaagaaaattcgccaaaatatggccaaacaattagtttttctcgaaaatcgcaaaatttaaatcgaaggtatggaaaaactataggaggtttTGTCAtacttttattccctattatgttctcaataaatctcaatgtgatgatcaaaaatttctgaaatttgtttaacaaaatttttaaaaatttgaaatttgagttatgaaactgccgttaaaaaaattaaatttttttggttatatctgcgaataggttaactgtattcTATACAAGTAaattggatatattttaagtaaaaataagcttttattttaatttttctcaaaatatgttaattttgttcctacatttcttgttctaatggcctgagacacgttaatggtctggcgatttttaacattttttaaccaatatcttagaacaattacgtacacatttcgattgaaaaattgcattttttcccttgtaaatgcacatCAAAACTTCAGCGCCGTTGCGGCAACAGTTAacgttattaatattaataatttacacaacgtgtttctataATACATAGAACTATTAGACAATTTtgttcgtccatacaatcttggagcactcgaATATATGGTCGTTTGTATGGTTCGAGCCTTTACACTGATATTTTGAGAGTATCAAATGAGTCTCGGGTGTATCAAGGTACTATTAAACATCAAATACATAGTATCAAAAAAGTACGATCATAATAATTATACCATCCCTGGCGTCAAGGTTCAAATACTATTTTCTACTAGCAATATCTTCTACTAGCAAAAATTGAATAATACTTTGGTACGATCTTCTCAGTCATTTGTATGCAGatattctcgattttaaatagtaaaagaACCAAGAATAtaccgacatattgatgtatcaattatcaggcctgtcacacattttgttcggcatggtttcaattccgtagtttttattccgatcgatttcgttttaggtacttcagattccgtgtaatttattaatttcgaaaatattttataattctgtatttctgattttaatttgacgtgtttcatattaaacaaatgtgagggttttggtacagaaattgattaaaaattttagaaaaccaaataattacaatcaaacatcaattccactttgaaaactgaaactggtttccgaaagaaattttcgttttactttttctgaagatgcaaaatacggaattaattccattttcgatcggaatggaattctgtgacagaccTGTATATTTGTTAGTTATTTGGGAACTTCGGAatgtttatttcaacagacaggctgATATGGCTATATGGActgcgctatctataacgattcaaaTATATATACCATTGGAATTACATACTTATACCACTCATGATGAATGGCATAACAAATACTATTTTATAATTACAGCTccgcaaaaaattatatattatatttagggcgggtcgatttgtatggacgatcaaaattaaaaaatcgtatagcataaacgcaatctacggaaaactctaagaaattttccccaagaaaccataggtctaaaatcaaatcctatcttgcgcatttcgtcttttatcaaATCCTATTTTgtgcatttcgtcttttatccaataaaagaaactatttaaaataatatatactgaaatagtatatattattttaaatagtttcttttattggataaaagacgaaatgcacaaaataggatttgattttagacctatggtttcttgaggaaacttttttagaattttccgtagattgcgtttctgctatacgattttttactttttgatcgtccatataAATCgtcccaccctaatgtacatagaagcgttactgagagacaaaaaacctaatgtgtcgattatggatggcaaccacTAATTTCTGGTTGCCATTTGACCACAGAACATGATGCTGCCAGTTGCCATCTGTaatacaatttaacaatttaagttcggttgccatccataatcgacccataactcttgcaacaacaaaatacatgtaaaattgtatcaatgtattttgttgttgtgtcagcCATAAAATTTGGGATAGTGATTATTTTTACTCTCACTTGTGCCTCTAGTTCTACCCTATGGTTATCATAatataaaagttgaaaatttaaaaacatagaGACTAAAAGTAATTGTCAATTCTCAAAATCCATGGCTTTGAGTCATGACTTAAAGTCATAATGTAAACGCCTCCCATGTTTCAAAATATGCTCTGAAACGCACAAgagatttttcattaatttgatatCTGCTCTCACAATTTCTAACTTGCAGATTAAAtccaataacaacaaaaatttctatatttgttgTCATTGTAATTTCCATTTATAACAGATTTATTTACCCAAAGATTTTGTAAGTTCACATGCACAGTTAACGCTCTTCAGTAATTTATTACAAGATAAAAATTATGGTTGGATTCTACTTTACAGCaggatcaaaatattgatgattttaaaaggcaAGTCGAAGCTAAGACAGCAATATCCATTGTTAAGACACGGTCACAGATTATTAGATGGtaattttaacaacaaagttatcatatttaaaaaaaaaaataaaataaaattgtgtttctattatttatttttgagtcAATCCTCTATATGAATTTTATCCCGTCCATTCGCATAGTATAACAAACTTATGTGAGATACTGACTCACTCATCTGGTATTAATATGTTTAATCCTTGTTAAATTAAAACCTTTATATTTTAGGTATAATGAAAAAaagatccattttttatatcaTTCAAGTCCTGTAGgcattacaaaaaaagttttttgtttgtttatttttttacttaaaattacaaTAGGAATATACAtactaataattaaaaaaaacataacacacaagagaaatttaaaaatatggaaGAAATTAACAGGAAAAGTATCAAacaatataaatcaattttttttttaagaatcaaAATTAACACCTTAGAGACTTGGAACATTTAgaatatcaatataaaaaatacgagCAATTTACAATTgcgatattaaaaattaaaatatatcaaaaaatgcgGAGTTGACactaaaggtaaattttttaagtttactatttttttattatttaattttttagccattttatggtttatttttttattttataaaaaaggtttttaatatttctttcgaCTAATTTAAGGACATAATtacgaaacaaaattaaaatacaattaaattaataaaaaataaaaagtggagtgaattgttgttgtatgtattataatattttcgtttttatgtttttttgttattgatgGTGTGAACTATAAAAAGAAGTAACAAATAATGAACTTCCTGTTGACACATCTACCATTTTTTCTTGTGTTCATCCATAGATACACCACCGGGTCCCAAGGATACAATCATCAATAAACCGCCAATAACGGAAAGAgtctataaattaaaaagaaatgttggcaaattaataagttttaaataaaatacatgtaTAAACACAATTCATATTATTAGAGAAAATTACTAACTTGGAAAAAGTCATATTTGAGAAAATCTCTGAGAGGCTTGTAGGCTGGAATGGTCCACCACGCGTTATGATACAAGTTCAATACAGTCAAAAGAGCAACCAAAATCAAAGCAGACAATTTAGTTTTGTAACCAATTGTTACTAAAACCATCAAAATTGAGCCAGCAATATCTTGAAGAATCTAAAAGGATAATTAATGtagtttacaaaataaatttaaaaaaaattgttactaaCCTGCAAGAAACTCAATTCGAAACGAATCAATGTAATAAACATGAATGCAAGCAAAACACGACCAGCGAGTTGCATAACATTTTTGGGCTTATTGTCTCCCAATGAGGGTACGCCAGCAAACAAACTACGACCTTCGACGCGGGATTCTGCTAATACCAGTAACAATGCACCGATTAGAGCCAGATTACGCAATAGGAATTGTATGTCCCACAATATTGAATAGGCAATTGtctaagcaatttaataaaaaaaaatatgcccattaatttattaatatttcaaattcatCAATCAGTTTCAATTACCTGCAAGACAACAATGAAAAAGAGAATACCAACGGCAATGTCAACTTTAAATCTAGCAATGACCATTCCACAGCCTCCAAGTTGTCCAATTAAGTTAACTAAAACAAATACGGTAGCCATAAATTTACCACAACCCCAGCTCATATCCATATATTCTCGTTGTTCATTCCATTGGAAGTACATACGTAAGCCATCTTCAAAAAAAGTGGCTATCAGGCACAAACGTGCTACTGTTGGCAGGATATTTTTTCCGCGACGTATGACCTAAAATTAGATAATATTAgcatatagaatttatttcaggaaaacaaatttcaacttcaagcgttattttttaaaaaaaaatgcaaaaagacacaatttaaaaatgattataagtaatttataattggaaaatttgtGATGCTGTTTTTGCGTAACATAACATATCtcgcaaattttaaaattttacattgtatataacgaaatatttgttaaaatacattttgtagcttattttataatatttaatttcaaattgtttcttTGGGTTGCTtacgattttgtaattttaaatttctggaAATTTTCTAGGAAATTTTGCACTCTATTGGACCGTAActattataaaaacaagtaagtatgtatgtatatatcctCGTGAAAGTATTCCTTAAGATAaggattgaaaataattttttgtgaaaataaattttttgggtatttttttggtgaaaaaaaattggttgataaaaatattggccaaaaaataaatgtttgtgtaaaaaaaaattggtgaactAAATTGTGTTcggcatttttatttttttcccgataTTGACCCATCGAATTTCTATGGCGTTATaaaatctatcattagatatccatattgtcgatGTTAATAGCTTGGTAATACATGTAGGTAAAAAATCAAGGTAGTCGTGGGCCGATTttcccgaatttaaatagcCACCTAACCGGTTGCTAAAtcgcatatgtatgtatattgaaattgCTTTGAttggattttaattttttcaaatttaatttttgaaacattaaaaaatgaaaaatcaaataaaatttggattatccgattttgcaaaaattttcagcatttaatttttttttttcgatgaaaaacaattttagaccttgaaaattgcaaaataagggCAATAagggcttaatataaaaaaggcgtaactaattttttttttcaaaaatatcaaggAAAAAATgatatattaaataactttattaaaataaaaaaaatcttattaaaaattgcattaaaactttttttgtgtctaaaattAACCAACCATGGTTGTATTaaatagcaaaaataaaaatggtatGTAACTCtttgacatacatacatatatacatgtaTGTAAACCAACTGTGTAATCACCACAATCAGCaaaatgtacatatacatatattatacatatgtacatatcgtcacctaaaatgcaaaacaacgtatcatcaaaaaatttgaaattgattttcttattgattacgattcactacatcatattacatatgtatgtgtacaaaattttaaacgttaactatcaaaaataacaaagttataa belongs to Calliphora vicina chromosome 4, idCalVici1.1, whole genome shotgun sequence and includes:
- the Surf4 gene encoding surfeit locus protein 4 homolog yields the protein MNIPNEYITKTEDVADQVIRRGKNILPTVARLCLIATFFEDGLRMYFQWNEQREYMDMSWGCGKFMATVFVLVNLIGQLGGCGMVIARFKVDIAVGILFFIVVLQTIAYSILWDIQFLLRNLALIGALLLVLAESRVEGRSLFAGVPSLGDNKPKNVMQLAGRVLLAFMFITLIRFELSFLQILQDIAGSILMVLVTIGYKTKLSALILVALLTVLNLYHNAWWTIPAYKPLRDFLKYDFFQTLSVIGGLLMIVSLGPGGVSMDEHKKKW